From Lagopus muta isolate bLagMut1 chromosome 12, bLagMut1 primary, whole genome shotgun sequence, one genomic window encodes:
- the LRP3 gene encoding low-density lipoprotein receptor-related protein 3 isoform X3 yields MIGPSSKREEYKVCGSSIPPSFISARDHVWIFFHSDASSSGQSQGFRLSYIRGKIGQAACQSDEFHCANGKCIPSTWKCNSMDECGDNSDERNCTVPPTEPPSSICPSGTFQCSVARSTKCLMNELRCNSVKDCSDGSDEDNCPDLSCGKRLGNFYGSFASPDLFRADHSKSDLRCTWYVDTQDNRHVLLQLDLQLGYNDYVKVYDGIEERGDKLLQTFSFHNNRHPVSVESSKGQLTVSYHARSKSTGHGFNATYQVKGYCLPWEHPCGSDEECFTDKQHCDGWWHCPNGKDEENCPACQKNEYPCEGNSGLCYSILDRCNNQKNCPDGSDEKNCFTCQPGNFHCGTNLCIFETWRCDGQEDCQDGSDEHNCLVIVPRKVITAALIGSLVCGLLLVIALGCAFKLYSLRTREYRAFETQMTRLEAEFVRREAPPSYGQLIAQGLIPPVEDFPVYNASQASVLQNIRTAMRRQMRRHSSRRSSSRRRLGRLWNRLFHRPRVRGQIPLLTPARTSQTTLGDGIINRADGTVRSSPPSPEGPSLEADAHASDLQEAGCSTLQPETEITEPLPSNVLENTCTAAQAEPESGHTDKSVGAETSGSELKQPNKVDSGKSFRDPLSESVTEAIHGGSAPRRTVLEGNNLSRSHPPSEEPCRLPLKWESAYSDSPLNVHIQVDGQSQCCPGSHREEPLGIHAACCHSVEVPMLESSAPLSEISTSDDESLLVC; encoded by the exons ATGATTGGCCCATCTTCCAAGAGAGAGGAGTACAAAGTATGCGGATCTTCCATACCTCCATCCTTCATCTCTGCAAGGGATCATGTTTGGATATTTTTTCACTCAGATGCATCAAGCTCAGGACAGTCTCAGGGATTTCGCCTTTCTTATATTAGAG GAAAGATCGGCCAGGCTGCATGCCAGTCAGATGAATTCCATTGTGCAAATGGAAAGTGTATTCCCAGTACTTGGAAATGTAATTCCATGGATGAGTGTGGGGATAACTCAGATGAGAGAAACTGCACTGTTCCTCCAACAGAGCCTCCGTCCAGCATCTGTCCCTCAGGAACGTTCCAGTGCAGTGTAGCCCGCTCCACCAAGTGCTTGATGAACGAGCTGAGGTGTAATTCAGTTAAAGACTGCAGCGATGGTTCAGATGAAGATAACTGTCCTGATCTTTCCTGTGGCAAAAGGCTGGGTAATTTTTATGGATCTTTTGCTTCCCCAGACTTATTCCGTGCTGATCACAGCAAATCAGACCTTCGTTGCACGTGGTATGTGGATACACAAGATAATCGACATGTTCTGTTGCAGCTTGATTTGCAGTTAGGCTACAATGACTACGTAAAGGTGTATGATGGCATTGAAGAGAGAGGCGATAAATTACTGCAAACATTTTCGTTTCACAACAATAGGCATCCGGTGAGCGTGGAGTCATCAAAGGGCCAGCTCACAGTCTCGTATCATGCTCGCTCAAAGAGCACTGGCCATGGATTCAATGCAACCTACCAGGTGAAAGGCTATTGTCTTCCTTGGGAACACCCCTGTGGAAGTGATGAGGAGTGTTTCACGGATAAGCAACATTGTGATGGCTGGTGGCACTGTCCAAATGGCAAAGATGAGGAGAACTGTCCAGCTTGCCAGAAGAATGAATATCCATGTGAAGGAAACAGTGGGCTTTGCTACTCAATACTTGACCGCTGTaataaccaaaagaactgcCCAGATGGCTCAGATGAAAAAAACTGCTTTACTTGCCAGCCAGGGAATTTCCATTGTGGGACAAATCTGTGTATCTTTGAGACTTGGCGCTGTGATGGTCAAGAAGACTGCCAGGATGGAAGCGATGAGCACAACTGCCTGGTGATTGTTCCCAGGAAGGTCATCACAGCTGCTCTGATCGGGAGTCTCGTGTGTGGCCTGCTGCTGGTGATAGCGCTGGGTTGTGCATTTAAATTATATTCCCTGAGGACTAGAGAATACAG AGCATTTGAGACCCAGATGACACGACTTGAGGCAGAATTTGTGCGTCGGGAAGCTCCACCTTCCTATGGGCAGCTGATTGCACAAGGACTGATCCCCCCAGTTGAAGACTTCCCTGTGTACAATGCATCACAA GCCTCCGTGCTGCAGAACATCCGAACAGCCATGAGGAGGCAGATGAGACGTCACTCGTCACGACGAAGCTCGTCTCGGCGACGCCTTGGCCGACTCTGGAACAGACTCTTCCACAGACCTCGGGTGAGAGGACAGATCCCGCTCCTGACACCTGCCCGCACTTCGCAGACGACGTTGGGTGATGGAATCATCAACCGCGCTGATGGGACTGTCAGGAGTTCTCCGCCTTCACCTGAAGGACCTAGTTTAGAGGCAGACGCCCACGCCAGTGACCTGCAAGAAGCTGGATGTAGCACCTTGCAGCCGGAGACTGAAATCACAGAGCCATTGCCTTCGAATGTCTTAGAGAACACTTGCACTGCTGCGCAAGCAGAGCCTGAGTCTGGACACACTGATAAATCTGTAGGTGCTGAGACCTCGGGCAGCGAGCTCAAGCAGCCCAATAAAGTGGATTCAGGAAAGTCTTTCAgagatcctttgtctgaaaGTGTCACAGAAGCGATCCATGGAGGGTCAGCACCCAGGAGGACTGTCCTAGAGGGCAATAATTTAAGTAGAAGTCATCCACCAAGTGAAGAGCCATGTAGGTTACCCTTAAAGTGGGAGTCTGCTTATTCAGATAGCCCCTTGAATGTTCATATCCAAGTGGATGGACAAAGCCAATGTTGCCCTGGCTCCCATCGGGAGGAGCCTTTGGGTATTCATGCGGCTTGTTGCCATTCCGTGGAAGTGCCAATGTTAGAGTCCTCTGCTCCCCTCTCTGAAATCAGTACAAGTGATGATGAGTCTTTACTTGTTTGCTAG